In the genome of Sebastes fasciatus isolate fSebFas1 chromosome 23, fSebFas1.pri, whole genome shotgun sequence, the window tgttattttatttattaaacatttcATCATATATCCTGGTCTCATAGAGGCACTAACATTGTCTCTGTTCTCGGAGGCCCCACCTGTGAAACATGGTtgaaaagttcctcacagtatcTGTATGTTACACATCTTAACTATACTATTTCGGTCAATGGAGTCTAATGGAACAGTATATAAGGGGTCTATCAGAGACCCTAAACAAATGACTTGCTAagtaaatgtcattaaatgcagctaATATCATATTAAAATTAAATGGCCATATTAATGTGACATAACTTGATATTTCTGTATCTTTGTATTACactttttatttactcttctgcttaattttcccatttatttatttctatttaacctcttagcatttttttttttttcatctgttttatatttatttttagatgaGTGCATTTATGTATGCACAATTTTTCCCTTTTGCATTTCCCCCGTTATTTAtgtccccaaacttatttatttctgtattttctttatatatttgttttttaaaaaatgtgcatcTCTGCTTCATTGTGCTACATTTattctaatattatttttgctgcatttaaagaCAATTTacttatcgagtcatttatttttattcaacaTAAACGTCAGTAATATATCTAAGATAACATATTGTTGATAGCTCATATTGCATAAACACCTGAATTATATTTTAGTTTCAAAGAACattatttactattattatgaCAGCAGGAGGTCTCCGTATGGGTAAAGGAAGGTAAAGTGATCGAATAGTTTTGAGTTGGTAAGGTGTAAACTTGATGACACTCTCTTCTTACAAGCTTACTTGTAAGCCTACTCTTGTACTTTTTTATTCACACATTAGTGCATTAATTTAGGAAATATAAAATTTTCTGAGTACTGTGTTTTGAGCAGCAGCAAATTTTCagttatttgtatatatttaaactctgtttaaagtgtttaagtttgagttttatttatttacacagaTGTTCAAGTATGATTTCATATGTTCTGttacattaacattaaataatatGTGATATTAATAGAACCCCAATAAATTCGAACTGAATATTGACATCTGTTCATGAAGATGAATAATAGACGAATATCTGGATGATTAAATCTGTGAATCTTGTACATATTTGGCAAACATCGGTATCATAAATTGTAAGAAGCTGAGGTTTTATAATAATTAAAGAAGCAGAAAGGGTGCAAGAATTTGATATTTCTCATTTCTAacaaaaagtgtgtgtttactgGTGAGTTTGTAtcataattaatcaaaaatgatgaaataagacaacccaatGTTCTTGTTTTACAGGACAATCTTActgtaaaatattgaatcatccattaaattcaattcaatttaagtTAAACTGGATTTTACTTTCACATATCCAAATGAACTGATTGGACTGGCTGCAAACCCTGTTATTAATATCCAACGGCACCAGTCAAAACAACTCATGGTCGTGAAGGTGAGAGTTCATCAGTTTCTAATGTTGCCGCCCAGCTGTCTTCAACTACGTCCGCAAAGGGCCTTTAAGTAGCAACGCGCTCCACTCTGTGGTATCAGTTTTTTTCTGCCGAACAAACTTGACTCTTACAAGATGAGTGGTCGCGGAAAAGGAGGCAAGGGACTCGGTAAAGGAGGCGCCAAGCGTCACCGTAAAGTGCTCCGTGATAACATCCAGGGGATCACTAAACCCGCCATCCGCCGTTTGGCTCGTCGTGGCGGAGTGAAGCGTATCTCCGGTCTGATCTACGAGGAGACCCGCGGTGTGCTCAAGGTGTTCCTGGAAAACGTGATCCGTGATGCCGTCACCTACACCGAGCACGCAAAAAGGAAGACTGTGACCGCCATGGATGTGGTGTACGCTCTGAAGAGGCAGGGCCGCACCCTGTACGGTTTCGGAGGATAAACCAATGACGACCTGATCTCTCTACAACACAACggctcttttaagagccaccCAAACCATCCAAAGAGCTCATTTCAATTGTCcaagaatatattttttaatagaaatataTTTGGATATTAAGAGCCttcatttagaatatttccccACTGTTGTATCTGACAAATAATCGGATACATAGGACTAACTCTTCACAGATATTTACCTGGTGCCATTGGGTTTATATATGTGGGTGTAACTACAACTTGTGATGGGAGATCAAGTTTACTGAAGCACTGAATCCCCGGCTAATTGGAAGGGTTCATTTCACCAGGCTTCTTCTGGGCTTCATATGCACATGAAACCACCAATCAGTCAAATAGTGTAAAAGAGGTACATATATACCAGATATGTGGCAGTGGGTTAACTGGGCACAGGgcagtgaatgtgcttgtgtaactaAAGGCAAATGGTAGATGGGagacattatttgtttttattcaggaaTAATAAGCTCTCAACTGTATTTCGGCTTCAGGCATTTTACAAGCCTCGACACGtgcttcacagaaaacttcctggattactcgacacactctgaagcctcggcacatcacATAACATATCTTACTACAATTACAGCCAATTTTGACCTAGTAATGGCAATTTGGGTTAATGTTAAAAGTTAAAAGCATCTCAAGCACCACCTGTTCTTAGAGGTCTATGACCTTtaactcttcctacacatcactctttaATTACCTGTTTTATTCATGATGAGTTTGTTTGCCctctttgtaaagcgtccttgggtttcttgaaaggcgctatataagtccaatttaatattattaataataaaagttgcagtgcaatgcttgataaatatatacagtgttaTTACCCATCTTGACATACTcaataataactaaataatgAGATTTAATACATCTATGAAGTATTTTATGTGTCCAAACACCAATTTTTGTTCATGTCAGATATGCAAAATGAGGTAATTCAATTATATCACATTATTTCAATTCAATCATTTCATATACATTTTACTTAACACCgtattaaaatatttgttttgtttataaataatttatatgattttttagAACATTAGACATTAGaattgcaatatctgtcataaGAGAAAATCATTAAATCCCctatttaattaatatatataatatatatatatataatttaaatatttacaatgatgcacaaagcttaatgaaaaatattatagaaattaaaaaagcaaaatgtatgaaataaaCATTATTGTAATGTGAGGACATTAGAATAATGAGGACATTTAGAaagaacaagtgatgaaaaccataaaaataaacaaacattaaagtTACTGATCACCATCGATGCTACAACATTAATATGAAATGTGGAAAACAACTATTCacagaatttgtttttttcagcaaTTGAAATGTCAAAGTCAATATGGTTCAAGTCAACGAAAGATAAGTTGGGTGTTTCATAAAGGTGGCATATAGATTATTTGCTTTCATACATTAATTATCTTTTAGTTACTTCCCTGGTTGTTTCCCAGATTAAACTGACATGCTGTTTAgtttattatcattttgtttGATTGAGGAAAAATATTTGCTATAAAGGAATTATCAGGAACTACTGTTTGTAattagtatttttacactgttaaCATATTTGCTGTCTATGTCACGCCACATGTCTATGCCACTATCTAAACATAACCCATGTTTCCTTTAAGATACAATGGTGATTAAAATGCATCTCAAATCACTTCAACCAGACAAGTTATAGGCAAACTCATTTCATGCATGTGGGGACTTCCGCATAGTTACTCCCTGACGCATTTGAAATCAGCCAATGACAGAGAAGGGACAGCACAGTAAAATTTGCATATTTAGGGTCTAAGGAGACGTAGTGTACAGTCACTTGTAAACACAATTGTGAACTCCACAGTCGTAATCATGCCTGATCCAGCACCGAAAGGGCCCGCTTTAGCTAAGAAGGGATCCAAGAAAGCGGTGGCGAAGACCGCCGGCAAGAAGGACCGGAAGAGGAGAAAGCCCAGGAAGGAGAGCTACGCCATCTACGTGTACAAAGTGATGAAGCAGGTGCACCCCGACACCGGCATCTCCTCCAAGGCCATGGGCATCATGAACTCCTTCGTGAGCGACATCTTTGAGCGCATCGCCGGTGAGGCCTCCCGTCTGGCTCACTACAACAAGCGTTCCACCATCACCTCCAGGGAGATCCAGACGGCCGTCCGCCTGCTGCTGCCCGGTGAGCTGGCCAAGCACGCCGTGTCTGAGGGTACCAAGGCCGTGACCAAGTACACCAGCTCAAAGTAAACCGTCCAGCTCTAACAAACCACAAACCAACGGCA includes:
- the LOC141761812 gene encoding histone H4; protein product: MSGRGKGGKGLGKGGAKRHRKVLRDNIQGITKPAIRRLARRGGVKRISGLIYEETRGVLKVFLENVIRDAVTYTEHAKRKTVTAMDVVYALKRQGRTLYGFGG
- the LOC141761811 gene encoding histone H2B 1/2-like, yielding MPDPAPKGPALAKKGSKKAVAKTAGKKDRKRRKPRKESYAIYVYKVMKQVHPDTGISSKAMGIMNSFVSDIFERIAGEASRLAHYNKRSTITSREIQTAVRLLLPGELAKHAVSEGTKAVTKYTSSK